A window of Solea solea chromosome 18, fSolSol10.1, whole genome shotgun sequence contains these coding sequences:
- the acvr1l gene encoding activin receptor type-1, giving the protein MAHCSVHVLLLLLLALQTSAEGSDGQLVCLCHSPTCPQVTRCQGTRCFSSVIVGGSGMEFEHGCLNELEKVRLHCSTAPSSRQAIICCSENMCNSNTTRTSLVSLLPSDEPEGEPVRYRVETLALFVLGPVVVLALLSVVSVLACRRLHHGRLQRLQEFDTEQGTIDDLISSNVGDSTLADLLSHSCTSGSGSGLPFLVQRTVARQISLVECVGKGRYGEVWRGQWQGENVAVKIFSSRDEKSWFRETEIYNTVLLRHENILGFMASDMTSRNSSTQLWLITHYHENGSLYDYLQRVAVETSEGLAMAASIACGLVHLHTEIFGTEGKPAIAHRDLKSKNILVTKELRCCIADLGLAVTHSQADNLLDVGNNPKVGTKRYMAPEVLDETIQTDCFDAYKRVDIWAFGLVLWEIARRTYSNGIVEEYKPPFYDQVPNDPSFEDMRKVVCVEQQRPFIPNRWFSDPTLSALVKLMKECWYQNPSARLTALRIKKTLDKIHSSLEKGKES; this is encoded by the exons ATGGCTCATTGCAGTGTCCATGTCCTGCTGCTCTTGCTGCTGGCCCTGCAGACATCAGCTGAGGGCTCAG ATGGACAGttggtgtgtctgtgtcacagccCGACGTGCCCCCAGGTCACCCGCTGCCAGGGAACCCGCTGCTTCTCCTCTGTCATCGTGGGCGGCAGTGGGATGGAGTTTGAGCACGGCTGCCTGAACGAGCTGGAGAAAGTCCGCCTGCACTGCTCCACGGCTCCGTCCTCTCGCCAGGCCATTATCTGCTGTTCTGAGAACATgtgcaacagcaacacaaccagGACCTCTCTGGTGTCACTGCTTCCTTCAG ATGAGCCAGAAGGTGAGCCGGTGCGGTATCGCGTTGAGACTTTGGCCCTCTTCGTACTCGGCCCAGTCGTGGTTCTGGCTCTGCTGTCTGTAGTGTCGGTGCTGGCCTGCAGGAGGCTCCACCACGGCCGTCTGCAGAGGCTGCAGGAATTCGACACTGAGCAAGGAACCATAGACGACCTCATCTCCTCCAATGTAGGAGACAGCACTTTAGCG gACCTGTTGTCCCACTCGTGCACATCAGGCAGTGGTTCAGGTCTTCCATTCCTCGTCCAAAGAACTGTGGCTCGGCAGATCAGTCTGGTGGAGTGTGTAG GGAAGGGAAGGTATGGAGAGGTGTGGCGGGGTCAGTGGCAGGGGGAGAACGTTGCTGTTAAAATCTTCTCCTCCCGAGATGAGAAGTCCTGGTTCAGAGAGACGGAGATCTACAACACTGTGCTGCTGAGACACGAAAACATTCTGG gCTTCATGGCGTCTGACATGACTTCTCGAAACTCCAGCACCCAGCTGTGGCTCATCACCCACTATCACGAGAACGGCTCACTTTATGACTACTTGCAGCGGGTCGCCGTGGAGACGTCGGAGGGCCTGGCGATGGCGGCGTCGATAGCGTGCGGCCTTGTGCACCTGCACACGGAGATCTTCGGCACAGAGGGCAAACCGGCCATCGCTCACCGGGACCTGAAGAGCAAAAACATCCTGGTCACAAAGGAGCTACGCTGCTGCATCGCTGATCTGG GACTGGCTGTGACTCACTCGCAGGCTGACAATCTGCTGGACGTGGGCAACAACCCAAAGGTTGGCACGAAGCGCTACATGGCTCCTGAAGTGCTGGACGAGACCATTCAGACAGACTGCTTTGATGCCTACAAGAGAGTGGACATCTGGGCCTTTGGACTGGTGCTGTGGGAAATAGCACGACGCACATACAGCAACG GCATCGTCGAGGAGTACAAGCCTCCGTTTTATGATCAGGTGCCAAACGACCCCAGCTTTGAGGACATGAGGAAGGtggtgtgtgtggagcagcagAGGCCTTTCATTCCCAATCGCTGGTTCTCTGATCCT ACCCTTTCTGCCCTGGTAAAGCTGATGAAGGAGTGTTGGTACCAGAATCCCTCAGCCCGGCTAACGGCTCTGCGCATCAAGAAGACCTTGGACAAGATTCACAGCTCTCTGGAGAAGGGCAAAGAGTCGTGA
- the d2hgdh gene encoding D-2-hydroxyglutarate dehydrogenase, mitochondrial, which translates to MAGILQRMSGLRAALRYLSGHRVFSSTARTRLWSAGLCSPVLTCSSGQFLVSSRQVHGGADAPKSSPSAAPERLPFSRVTPQDLDFFRKVLPGRTITDPDLLESSNVDWLRTVRGSSEVLLRPQTTEEVSQILSYCNSRNLAVNPQGGNTGLVGGSVPVYDEIVLSTALMNNVLTFDSISGILTCQAGCVLENLSLYLEEREFIMPLDLGSKGSCQIGGNVATNAGGLRLLRYGSLRGTVLGLEVVLADGRVLDCLTKLRKDNTGYDLKQLFIGSEGTLGVITAVSVLCPQKPKSVNVVFLGCKTFEQLLQTFQLCRGMLGEILSAFEFLDSECMRLLNTHLKMSNPISDCPFYVVIETSGSDSTHDGEKLQNFLEEAMNLSMVADGTVATEDSKIKALWSMRERVTEALTHEGYTYKYDISLPVEQIYQLVTDMRTHLGDQAKSVVGYGHVGDGNVHLNVTSSANNPALVAAIEPFVYEWTAKRQGSVSAEHGLGLKKRNYIYYSKPSQAVALMGNIKAMLDPKGILNPYKTLPDDLK; encoded by the exons ATGGCGGGGATTCTCCAAAGAATGTCAGGACTGAGGGCAGCTCTCCGATATCTGAGCGGCCATCGTGTCTTCTCATCGACGGCCAGAACCAGACTTTGGTCTGCGGGCCTCTGCAGTCCTGTCCTCACCTGCAGCTCGGGACAGTTCTTGGTCTCCAGTCGTCAGGTTCATGGTGGAGCGGATGCACCAAAGTCGTCTCCCTCTGCAGCCCCAGAGAGGCTGCCTTTCTCCAGAGTGACTCCGCAAGATCTGGACTTCTTCAGGAAGGTTTTACCGGGGAGGACAATCACTGACCCAGACCTGCTGGAGTCAAGTAATGTGGACTGGCTCAGGACAGTGAGAG GCTCCAGTGAAGTGTTGTTGAGACCTCAGACCACAGAAGAAGTTTCTCAAATTCTCAG TTATTGTAACAGTCGTAACTTGGCGGTCAACCCTCAAGGAGGCAACACCGGGCTGGTGGGGGGCAGCGTTCCAGTCTACGACGAGATTGTCCTCTCCACTGCTCTCATGAACAACGTCCTCACTTTTGACAGCATCTCTG GGATTCTGACCTGCCAGGCAGGTTGTGTCCTGGAGAACTTGTCCCTCTATCTGGAGGAAAGAGAATTTATAATGCCACTGGATCTGGGGTCAAAGGGCAGTTGTCAAATAGGGGGGAATGTTGCGACTAATGCAGGCGGGCTACGACTGCTGCGCTACGGCTCCTTACGCGGGACCGTTCTGGGTCTGGAAGTG GTGCTGGCCGATGGACGTGTGCTGGACTGTTTGACAAAGCTGCGGAAAGATAATACAGGATATGACCTCAAACAGCTGTTTATAGGGTCAGAGGGCACACTGGGGGTCATCACGGCAGTGTCTGTGCTTTGTCCACAGAAACCAAAGTCTGTCAACGTGGTTTTCCTGG GTTGTAAGACCTTcgagcagctgctgcagacatTTCAGCTCTGCAGAGGAATGCTGGGAGAAATCCTGTCAGCGTTCGAGTTCCTGGACAGTGAGTGTATGAGGCTGTTGAACACGCACCTAAAAATGTCCAATCCCATATCTG ACTGTCCGTTCTACGTCGTCATTGAAACATCTGGATCAGACTCGACGCACGACGGAGAAAAACTCCAGAACTTTCTAGAGGAGGCAATGAATTTGTCTATGGTCGCTGACGGAACCGTTGCCACGGAGGACTCCAAAATAAAG GCTCTGTGGTCAATGCGTGAACGAGTCACGGAGGCGTTGACTCACGAAGGCTACACCTACAAGTATGACATCTCACTTCCTGTGGAGCAGATCTACCAGCTGGTGACAGACATGAGGACACACCTGGGAGACCAGGCCAAGAGTGTGGTGGGATATGGACATGTGG GTGACGGGAACGTCCACTTAAACGTCACCTCTTCTGCCAATAATCCCGCTCTCGTCGCTGCCATCGAGCCGTTTGTCTACGAGTGGACGGCGAAGCGTCAGGGCAGCGTGAGTGCCGAGCACGGACTGGGCCTGAAGAAGAGGAACTACATCTACTACAGTAAACCCAGCCAGGCCGTGGCACTCATGGGAAACATCAAGGCCATGCTGGACCCGAAAGGCATTCTCAACCCATATAAGACTTTACCAGACGACCTGAAATGA
- the LOC131445245 gene encoding RNA polymerase II elongation factor ELL-like — protein MSALTESQCYGLSSGKLSRGENVSVFHVKLTDSAARAIDTFQSGKGWSSNPTISFNGNQGRIAVPFSDSRDDVRSFTFDVMNVARNNPYGSFDCVQQLNMGAAEELSCLGVIQKKMTVNATDDSYDKARQSMAQAEEETRSRGAIVIKHGGRFQGKKVTVRAPAPALASLSKPRHKSPQSILSNMKRGVGVSKVKKEASESNRRSVANVQERPLRERLTHLLALRPYKRPELILRLQKDGLSAEDKDMLDPVVMEVGQFNIRDKTFVLKDVLYKELQKDWPGYTTGDQQLLKRILVRRLFQPQQNLLTAPEAQVSPLRDTPNSSPAHRPKHSLPEEYTDPLVSKKPRISHLSSKSDKTRPSSSEPVSRKDATEAKADDGRRDSLDPRKLFDSLSAACEQREDDVAKRLAPTPCAQEEPSRPDDRVQPDCDDPPSPLIVPDLSKHATKRKKSKHKSKEKNRWREGKERRKGHSSDKCEPSEMLFESDVLQGDADAADYLSMYTVICSHEQRQRYKQDFTKEYSEYRDLHARIDGVTRQFMDLDSQLKELHQESRKYKTIRNQVLQEYRKIKKSNPNYNQDKIRCEYLHNKLAHIKKIISEYDNQQLMDRSCPK, from the exons ATGTCGGCGCTCACGGAGAGCCAGTGTTACGGTCTGTCCAGCGGGAAACTGAGCCGCGGCGAGAACGTCTCGGTTTTTCACGTCAAACTCACTGACAGCGCGGCAAGAGCCATCGACACCTTTCAAAGCGGCAAG GGCTGGTCTTCTAATCCTACTATCTCCTTCAATGGAAACCAAGGG AGAATCGCTGTCCCTTTCTCAGACAGCCGAGATGACGTGAGGTCCTTCACCTTTGACGTGATGAACGTTGCCCGTAACAATCCTTATGGAAGTTTTGACTGCGTGCAACAGCTCAACATGGG tGCTGCCGAGGAGCTGTCGTGTCTCGGGGTGATTCAGAAGAAGATGACGGTCAACGCCACAGATGACTCGTATGATAAGGCTCGTCAGAGCATGGCCCAGGCTGAGGAGGAGACGCGTAGTCGAGGGGCCATCGTCATCAAACATGGAGGACGCTTCCAGG GCAAGAAGGTTACGGTGCGAGCTCCGGCCCCGGCGTTGGCCAGCCTGTCCAAGCCGAGACACAAGTCGCCCCAGTCCATCCTCAGCAACATGAAGAGGGGGGTTGGTGTGTCCAAAGTGAAGAAGGAAGCCTCTGAATCAAACAGGAGGAGTGTGGCTAATGTTCAAGAGAGGCCGCTCAGGGAGAGATTAACTCACCTGCTGGCTCTGAGGCCGTACAAGCGGCCAGAGTTGATCCTGAGGCTGCAGAAAGATGGACTTTCAGCAGAAGATAAAGACATGCTGGACCCGGTAGTGATGGAG GTTGGCCAGTTCAACATTAGAGACAAGACCTTTGTTCTGAAGGACGTTCTGTATAAGGAGCTGCAGAAGGACTGGCCAGGCTACACCACAGGAGACCAGCAGCTTCTCAAAAGGATTCTTGTCAG GAGACTGTTTCAGCCGCAGCAGAACCTCCTCACTGCCCCCGAGGCCCAGGTCAGCCCCCTGAGGGACACCCCCAACTCCTCCCCGGCACACCGTCCAAAACATTCCCTGCCGGAAGAATACACTGACCCTCTGGTCAGCAAGAAGCCCCGGATCTCACACTTGTCCAGCAAAAGTGACAAGACGAGGCCGAGTTCGTCGGAGCCGGTGTCGCGTAAAGACGCCACAGAAGCAAAAGCGGACGATGGGCGAAGGGACTCGCTTGACCCTCGAAAGCTGTTTGACTCGCTGTCAGCTGCCTGCGAGCAGCGAGAAGACGATGTGGCTAAAAGGCTGGCGCCGACTCCGTGTGCTCAGGAGGAGCCTTCGCGCCCAGACGACCGCGTCCAGCCCGACTGCGATGACCCTCCGTCCCCTCTGATAGTGCCCGATCTGAGCAAACACGCCACTAAAAGGAAGAAGAGCAAGCACAAAAGCAAG GAGAAGAATAGATGGAGAGAAGGTAAAGAAAGGAGAAAAGGTCACAGTTCAGATAAATGTG aGCCAAGTGAAATGCTGTTTGAGTCTGATGTGCTTCAAGGGGACGCTGACGCAGCGGATTATTTATC GATGTACACAGTGATCTGCAGCCATGAGCAGAGGCAACGCTACAAACAGGACTTTACCAAGGAATACAGCGAGTACAGAGACTTGCACGCGCGCATCGATGGTGTCACGCGGCAGTTCATGGATTTGGACTCGCAGCTCAAAGAACTTCACCAGGAATCGCGTAAATACAAG ACCATTCGTAATCAAGTTCTTCAAGAGTATCGCAAAATTAAAAAG tCCAACCCGAACTACAACCAGGACAAGATTCGCTGTGAATATCTTCACAACAAACTAGCCCACATTAAGAAGATCATATCAGAGTACGACAACCAACAGCTCATGGACCGTTCCTGTCCCAAATGA
- the LOC131444529 gene encoding ankyrin repeat domain-containing protein 34B isoform X1 encodes MSKIVFLFKENIKNVVSLHLSLSLSLQAMKDPLLDCSPLISAAASAKLRLVRLLVEGGAQVNGRNPKGETALLAACKALKEEPTAPDTVKLLTYLLHNKANPNAQDCTGRTALMYACMQRAGAEVASTLLTTGADPSMEDHSGASALVYAINAQHRPTLEVLMDACQAKGCDIIIIATEVGVSGGPVTRRYLNVPPSPDSSPVSCMSPSDIVLKTGSPNSGEVENVFNFRGTGECAAWRRGWISANI; translated from the exons ATGTCCAaaattgtctttctttttaaagaaaacataaagaaCGTGGTGTCactacatctctctctctctctctctctccaggcgATGAAGGACCCCCTGTTGGACTGCAGCCCCCTCATCAGTGCAGCGGCCTCAGCTAAGCTCCGCCTGGTTCGCCTGCTGGTAGAAGGCGGGGCTCAGGTCAACGGGCGCAACCCCAAAGGCGAGACGGCGCTGCTGGCTGCCTGCAAGGCCCTGAAGGAGGAGCCCACTGCGCCTGACACAGTGAAACTCCTCACATACCTGCTCCACAACAAG GCTAATCCAAACGCACAGGACTGCACTGGGCGCACCGCTCTGATGTACGCCTGCATGCAGCGAGCAGGAGCTGAGGTGGCGTCCACGCTGCTGACCACGGGAGCCGACCCCAGCATGGAGGATCACTCCGGAGCCTCCGCTCTGGTGTACGCCATCAACGCGCAGCACCGACCCACGCTGGAG GTGTTAATGGACGCCTGTCAAGCCAAgggctgtgacatcatcatcatcgccacGGAGGTCGGTGTGAGCGGAGGTCCGGTGACCAGGCGTTACCTGAATGTCCCGCCGTCCCCCGACTCCTCGCCGGTGTCCTGCATGTCCCCGTCGGATATCGTCCTGAAGACGGGCTCGCCCAACTCAGGCGAGGTGGAGAACGTCTTCAACTTCAGAGGAACCGGTGAGTGTGCAGCCTGGAGGAGAGGCTGGATATCTGCAAACATATGA
- the LOC131444529 gene encoding ankyrin repeat domain-containing protein 34B isoform X2 — protein MKDPLLDCSPLISAAASAKLRLVRLLVEGGAQVNGRNPKGETALLAACKALKEEPTAPDTVKLLTYLLHNKANPNAQDCTGRTALMYACMQRAGAEVASTLLTTGADPSMEDHSGASALVYAINAQHRPTLEVLMDACQAKGCDIIIIATEVGVSGGPVTRRYLNVPPSPDSSPVSCMSPSDIVLKTGSPNSGEVENVFNFRGTGECAAWRRGWISANI, from the exons ATGAAGGACCCCCTGTTGGACTGCAGCCCCCTCATCAGTGCAGCGGCCTCAGCTAAGCTCCGCCTGGTTCGCCTGCTGGTAGAAGGCGGGGCTCAGGTCAACGGGCGCAACCCCAAAGGCGAGACGGCGCTGCTGGCTGCCTGCAAGGCCCTGAAGGAGGAGCCCACTGCGCCTGACACAGTGAAACTCCTCACATACCTGCTCCACAACAAG GCTAATCCAAACGCACAGGACTGCACTGGGCGCACCGCTCTGATGTACGCCTGCATGCAGCGAGCAGGAGCTGAGGTGGCGTCCACGCTGCTGACCACGGGAGCCGACCCCAGCATGGAGGATCACTCCGGAGCCTCCGCTCTGGTGTACGCCATCAACGCGCAGCACCGACCCACGCTGGAG GTGTTAATGGACGCCTGTCAAGCCAAgggctgtgacatcatcatcatcgccacGGAGGTCGGTGTGAGCGGAGGTCCGGTGACCAGGCGTTACCTGAATGTCCCGCCGTCCCCCGACTCCTCGCCGGTGTCCTGCATGTCCCCGTCGGATATCGTCCTGAAGACGGGCTCGCCCAACTCAGGCGAGGTGGAGAACGTCTTCAACTTCAGAGGAACCGGTGAGTGTGCAGCCTGGAGGAGAGGCTGGATATCTGCAAACATATGA